One genomic region from Drosophila subpulchrella strain 33 F10 #4 breed RU33 chromosome 2R, RU_Dsub_v1.1 Primary Assembly, whole genome shotgun sequence encodes:
- the LOC119549056 gene encoding aldehyde dehydrogenase, dimeric NADP-preferring isoform X3 produces the protein MFDNAVKPHPETNGVQLDAAGDPAMTTVINIEPETESPIGIFTSQPEKQQQQPEQLQYESDRMANFDDTLQRARLAFSSGKTRNVSFRRKQLENLLRCYEEHENEIISALEADLRRPKQESLIVETEFMKNDIKHILFHLDEWVQSEKPPKSFVNLMDDVQIYNDPFGVVLVIGAWNYPLQLLLVPVASAIAAGNCVVIKPSEIAANCAKFIADVIPKYLDNDCYPIVCGGPSETAELLNQRFDYIFYTGSTRVGKIIHAAANKHLTPTTLELGGKSPCYIDKSVELRTAVKRILWGKLINCGQTCIAPDYILCSKEVQEKFIAEAKDVLKEWYGDNIQSSPDLSRVINANNFQRLLGLMKSGRVAVGGNYDASERFIEPTILVDVKESDPIMEEEIFGPILPIFNVESAYEAIKFINNREKPLVIYVFSNSNKLVKEFRSNTTSGGFCSNETIMHCGVDVLPFGGVGMSGMGCYHGKYGFETFTHKKSCLGKDLSAFGEKLASARYPPYSDRKGSLLSFLLRKRRPLPNLHLSHVVAIGLGVGLTFLANYYLQGKLLSK, from the exons ATGTTTGACAATGCTGTTAAACCACATCCGGAGACCAATGGAGTTCAACTTGATG CCGCAGGAGATCCAGCGATGACTACCGTTATAAACATTG AACCAGAAACCGAAAGTCCAATTGGGATCTTCACATCACAGCCGGagaagcaacagcaacaaccagAGCAACTCCAATACGAATCCGACAGAATGGCCAATTTTGACGAT ACGTTGCAACGCGCCCGCCTCGCCTTTTCCAGTGGAAAGACCAGGAACGTCAGCTTTCG ACGCAAGCAGCTGGAGAATCTGCTGCGTTGCTATGAGGAGCACGAGAACGAGATTATCAGCGCCTTGGAGGCGGATCTGCGGCGGCCCAAGCAGGAGAGCCTCATCGTGGAGACCGAGTTCATGAAGAACGACATCAAGCACATTCTGTTCCACCTCGACGAGTGGGTGCAGTCGGAAAAG ccCCCCAAGTCCTTTGTGAACCTGATGGACGATGTCCAGATCTACAATGATCCCTTCGGCGTGGTCCTGGTGATCGGCGCCTGGAACTATCCACTGCAGCTGCTTCTGGTGCCCGTGGCTTCCGCCATCGCCGCCGGAAACTGTGTGGTGATCAAGCCCAGCGAGATTGCCGCCAACTGCGCCAAGTTCATTGCCGATGTCATTCCAAAATATTTGGATAAT GATTGTTATCCGATTGTCTGCGGCGGACCCAGCGAAACCGCGGAGCTGCTCAACCAGCGCTTcgactacatattctacacgGGCTCCACACGCGTGGGCAAGATCATCCACGCTGCGGCCAACAAGCACTTGACCCCCACCACCTTGGAGCTGGGTGGCAAGAG TCCCTGCTACATTGACAAATCGGTGGAGCTACGCACAGCGGTCAAGCGCATCCTGTGGGGCAAGCTGATCAACTGCGGACAGACCTGCATCGCTCCCGACTACATTCTCTGCTCCAAGGAGGTGCAGGAGAAGTTCATCGCGGAGGCCAAGGACGTGCTGAAGGAGTGGTACGGCGACAATATCCAGAGCAGTCCGGATCTGAGTCGCGTGATCAATGCTAACAACTTCCA aCGCCTTCTTGGTCTGATGAAGTCAGGTCGTGTAGCCGTTGGCGGTAACTACGATGCCAGCGAGCGTTTCATTGAGCCCACCATCTTGGTGGATGTGAAGGAATCCGATCCCATCATGGAGGAGGAAATCTTCGGCCCCATCTTGCCCATCTTCAATGTGGAGAGTGCCTACGAAGCCATCAAGTTCATCAATAACAG AGAAAAGCCACTTGTTATATACGTGTTCTCCAACTCGAACAAGCTAGTCAAAGAGTTCAGGAGCAACACCACTAGCGGCGGATTCTGCAGCAACGAAACTATAATGCACTGTGGAG TTGATGTATTGCCTTTCGGAGGCGTTGGCATGAGTGGAATGGGATGCTATCATGGAAAATATGGCTTTGAAACCTTCACACACAAAAAGTCTTGCCTGGGCAAGGATTTGTCGGCCTTTGGCGAGAAGTTGGCATC AGCACGGTATCCGCCCTACTCGGATCGCAAGGGATCGCTGCTGTCCTTCCTGCTGCGCAAGCGCCGTCCGCTGCCCAACCTGCACCTGAGCCACGTGGTGGCCATTGGTCTGGGCGTCGGACTGACGTTCCTGGCCAACTACTACCTACAG GGCAAATTGCTGTCGAAATAG
- the LOC119549056 gene encoding aldehyde dehydrogenase, dimeric NADP-preferring isoform X5, with protein sequence MFDNAVKPHPETNGVQLDAAGDPAMTTVINIEPETESPIGIFTSQPEKQQQQPEQLQYESDRMANFDDTLQRARLAFSSGKTRNVSFRRKQLENLLRCYEEHENEIISALEADLRRPKQESLIVETEFMKNDIKHILFHLDEWVQSEKPPKSFVNLMDDVQIYNDPFGVVLVIGAWNYPLQLLLVPVASAIAAGNCVVIKPSEIAANCAKFIADVIPKYLDNDCYPIVCGGPSETAELLNQRFDYIFYTGSTRVGKIIHAAANKHLTPTTLELGGKSPCYIDKSVELRTAVKRILWGKLINCGQTCIAPDYILCSKEVQEKFIAEAKDVLKEWYGDNIQSSPDLSRVINANNFQRLLGLMKSGRVAVGGNYDASERFIEPTILVDVKESDPIMEEEIFGPILPIFNVESAYEAIKFINNRESPLVLYIFTSETDVQNLFINGTQSGGLCVNDTIMHYAVDVLPFGGVGMSGMGCYHGKYGFETFTHKKSCLGKDLSAFGEKLASARYPPYSDRKGSLLSFLLRKRRPLPNLHLSHVVAIGLGVGLTFLANYYLQGKLLSK encoded by the exons ATGTTTGACAATGCTGTTAAACCACATCCGGAGACCAATGGAGTTCAACTTGATG CCGCAGGAGATCCAGCGATGACTACCGTTATAAACATTG AACCAGAAACCGAAAGTCCAATTGGGATCTTCACATCACAGCCGGagaagcaacagcaacaaccagAGCAACTCCAATACGAATCCGACAGAATGGCCAATTTTGACGAT ACGTTGCAACGCGCCCGCCTCGCCTTTTCCAGTGGAAAGACCAGGAACGTCAGCTTTCG ACGCAAGCAGCTGGAGAATCTGCTGCGTTGCTATGAGGAGCACGAGAACGAGATTATCAGCGCCTTGGAGGCGGATCTGCGGCGGCCCAAGCAGGAGAGCCTCATCGTGGAGACCGAGTTCATGAAGAACGACATCAAGCACATTCTGTTCCACCTCGACGAGTGGGTGCAGTCGGAAAAG ccCCCCAAGTCCTTTGTGAACCTGATGGACGATGTCCAGATCTACAATGATCCCTTCGGCGTGGTCCTGGTGATCGGCGCCTGGAACTATCCACTGCAGCTGCTTCTGGTGCCCGTGGCTTCCGCCATCGCCGCCGGAAACTGTGTGGTGATCAAGCCCAGCGAGATTGCCGCCAACTGCGCCAAGTTCATTGCCGATGTCATTCCAAAATATTTGGATAAT GATTGTTATCCGATTGTCTGCGGCGGACCCAGCGAAACCGCGGAGCTGCTCAACCAGCGCTTcgactacatattctacacgGGCTCCACACGCGTGGGCAAGATCATCCACGCTGCGGCCAACAAGCACTTGACCCCCACCACCTTGGAGCTGGGTGGCAAGAG TCCCTGCTACATTGACAAATCGGTGGAGCTACGCACAGCGGTCAAGCGCATCCTGTGGGGCAAGCTGATCAACTGCGGACAGACCTGCATCGCTCCCGACTACATTCTCTGCTCCAAGGAGGTGCAGGAGAAGTTCATCGCGGAGGCCAAGGACGTGCTGAAGGAGTGGTACGGCGACAATATCCAGAGCAGTCCGGATCTGAGTCGCGTGATCAATGCTAACAACTTCCA aCGCCTTCTTGGTCTGATGAAGTCAGGTCGTGTAGCCGTTGGCGGTAACTACGATGCCAGCGAGCGTTTCATTGAGCCCACCATCTTGGTGGATGTGAAGGAATCCGATCCCATCATGGAGGAGGAAATCTTCGGCCCCATCTTGCCCATCTTCAATGTGGAGAGTGCCTACGAAGCCATCAAGTTCATCAATAACAG AGAGAGTCCACTTGTCCTGTATATTTTCACATCGGAAACAGACGTACAGAATCTGTTCATAAACGGCACCCAGTCGGGCGGACTGTGCGTGAACGACACGATAATGCACTATGCCG TTGATGTATTGCCTTTCGGAGGCGTTGGCATGAGTGGAATGGGATGCTATCATGGAAAATATGGCTTTGAAACCTTCACACACAAAAAGTCTTGCCTGGGCAAGGATTTGTCGGCCTTTGGCGAGAAGTTGGCATC AGCACGGTATCCGCCCTACTCGGATCGCAAGGGATCGCTGCTGTCCTTCCTGCTGCGCAAGCGCCGTCCGCTGCCCAACCTGCACCTGAGCCACGTGGTGGCCATTGGTCTGGGCGTCGGACTGACGTTCCTGGCCAACTACTACCTACAG GGCAAATTGCTGTCGAAATAG
- the LOC119549056 gene encoding aldehyde dehydrogenase, dimeric NADP-preferring isoform X2, with product MFDNAVKPHPETNGVQLDAAGDPAMTTVINIEPETESPIGIFTSQPEKQQQQPEQLQYESDRMANFDDTLQRARLAFSSGKTRNVSFRRKQLENLLRCYEEHENEIISALEADLRRPKQESLIVETEFMKNDIKHILFHLDEWVQSEKPPKSFVNLMDDVQIYNDPFGVVLVIGAWNYPLQLLLVPVASAIAAGNCVVIKPSEIAANCAKFIADVIPKYLDNDCYPIVCGGPSETAELLNQRFDYIFYTGSTRVGKIIHAAANKHLTPTTLELGGKSPCYIDKSVELRTAVKRILWGKLINCGQTCIAPDYILCSKEVQEKFIAEAKDVLKEWYGDNIQSSPDLSRVINANNFQRLLGLMKSGRVAVGGNYDASERFIEPTILVDVKESDPIMEEEIFGPILPIFNVESAYEAIKFINNRESPLVLYIFTSETDVQNLFINGTQSGGLCVNDTIMHYAVDVLPFGGVGMSGMGCYHGKYGFETFTHKKSCLGKDLSAFGEKLASARYPPYSDRKGSLLSFLLRKRRPLPNLHLSHVVAIGLGVGLTFLANYYLQVRKGKLLSK from the exons ATGTTTGACAATGCTGTTAAACCACATCCGGAGACCAATGGAGTTCAACTTGATG CCGCAGGAGATCCAGCGATGACTACCGTTATAAACATTG AACCAGAAACCGAAAGTCCAATTGGGATCTTCACATCACAGCCGGagaagcaacagcaacaaccagAGCAACTCCAATACGAATCCGACAGAATGGCCAATTTTGACGAT ACGTTGCAACGCGCCCGCCTCGCCTTTTCCAGTGGAAAGACCAGGAACGTCAGCTTTCG ACGCAAGCAGCTGGAGAATCTGCTGCGTTGCTATGAGGAGCACGAGAACGAGATTATCAGCGCCTTGGAGGCGGATCTGCGGCGGCCCAAGCAGGAGAGCCTCATCGTGGAGACCGAGTTCATGAAGAACGACATCAAGCACATTCTGTTCCACCTCGACGAGTGGGTGCAGTCGGAAAAG ccCCCCAAGTCCTTTGTGAACCTGATGGACGATGTCCAGATCTACAATGATCCCTTCGGCGTGGTCCTGGTGATCGGCGCCTGGAACTATCCACTGCAGCTGCTTCTGGTGCCCGTGGCTTCCGCCATCGCCGCCGGAAACTGTGTGGTGATCAAGCCCAGCGAGATTGCCGCCAACTGCGCCAAGTTCATTGCCGATGTCATTCCAAAATATTTGGATAAT GATTGTTATCCGATTGTCTGCGGCGGACCCAGCGAAACCGCGGAGCTGCTCAACCAGCGCTTcgactacatattctacacgGGCTCCACACGCGTGGGCAAGATCATCCACGCTGCGGCCAACAAGCACTTGACCCCCACCACCTTGGAGCTGGGTGGCAAGAG TCCCTGCTACATTGACAAATCGGTGGAGCTACGCACAGCGGTCAAGCGCATCCTGTGGGGCAAGCTGATCAACTGCGGACAGACCTGCATCGCTCCCGACTACATTCTCTGCTCCAAGGAGGTGCAGGAGAAGTTCATCGCGGAGGCCAAGGACGTGCTGAAGGAGTGGTACGGCGACAATATCCAGAGCAGTCCGGATCTGAGTCGCGTGATCAATGCTAACAACTTCCA aCGCCTTCTTGGTCTGATGAAGTCAGGTCGTGTAGCCGTTGGCGGTAACTACGATGCCAGCGAGCGTTTCATTGAGCCCACCATCTTGGTGGATGTGAAGGAATCCGATCCCATCATGGAGGAGGAAATCTTCGGCCCCATCTTGCCCATCTTCAATGTGGAGAGTGCCTACGAAGCCATCAAGTTCATCAATAACAG AGAGAGTCCACTTGTCCTGTATATTTTCACATCGGAAACAGACGTACAGAATCTGTTCATAAACGGCACCCAGTCGGGCGGACTGTGCGTGAACGACACGATAATGCACTATGCCG TTGATGTATTGCCTTTCGGAGGCGTTGGCATGAGTGGAATGGGATGCTATCATGGAAAATATGGCTTTGAAACCTTCACACACAAAAAGTCTTGCCTGGGCAAGGATTTGTCGGCCTTTGGCGAGAAGTTGGCATC AGCACGGTATCCGCCCTACTCGGATCGCAAGGGATCGCTGCTGTCCTTCCTGCTGCGCAAGCGCCGTCCGCTGCCCAACCTGCACCTGAGCCACGTGGTGGCCATTGGTCTGGGCGTCGGACTGACGTTCCTGGCCAACTACTACCTACAGGTAAGAAAG GGCAAATTGCTGTCGAAATAG
- the LOC119549056 gene encoding aldehyde dehydrogenase, dimeric NADP-preferring isoform X4: protein MFDNAVKPHPETNGVQLDAAGDPAMTTVINIEPETESPIGIFTSQPEKQQQQPEQLQYESDRMANFDDTLQRARLAFSSGKTRNVSFRRKQLENLLRCYEEHENEIISALEADLRRPKQESLIVETEFMKNDIKHILFHLDEWVQSEKPPKSFVNLMDDVQIYNDPFGVVLVIGAWNYPLQLLLVPVASAIAAGNCVVIKPSEIAANCAKFIADVIPKYLDNDCYPIVCGGPSETAELLNQRFDYIFYTGSTRVGKIIHAAANKHLTPTTLELGGKSPCYIDKSVELRTAVKRILWGKLINCGQTCIAPDYILCSKEVQEKFIAEAKDVLKEWYGDNIQSSPDLSRVINANNFQRLLGLMKSGRVAVGGNYDASERFIEPTILVDVKESDPIMEEEIFGPILPIFNVESAYEAIKFINNRESPLVLYIFTSETDVQNLFINGTQSGGLCVNDTIMHYAVDVLPFGGVGMSGMGCYHGKYGFETFTHKKSCLGKDLSAFGEKLASARYPPYSDRKGSLLSFLLRKRRPLPNLHLSHVVAIGLGVGLTFLANYYLQKSSTSD, encoded by the exons ATGTTTGACAATGCTGTTAAACCACATCCGGAGACCAATGGAGTTCAACTTGATG CCGCAGGAGATCCAGCGATGACTACCGTTATAAACATTG AACCAGAAACCGAAAGTCCAATTGGGATCTTCACATCACAGCCGGagaagcaacagcaacaaccagAGCAACTCCAATACGAATCCGACAGAATGGCCAATTTTGACGAT ACGTTGCAACGCGCCCGCCTCGCCTTTTCCAGTGGAAAGACCAGGAACGTCAGCTTTCG ACGCAAGCAGCTGGAGAATCTGCTGCGTTGCTATGAGGAGCACGAGAACGAGATTATCAGCGCCTTGGAGGCGGATCTGCGGCGGCCCAAGCAGGAGAGCCTCATCGTGGAGACCGAGTTCATGAAGAACGACATCAAGCACATTCTGTTCCACCTCGACGAGTGGGTGCAGTCGGAAAAG ccCCCCAAGTCCTTTGTGAACCTGATGGACGATGTCCAGATCTACAATGATCCCTTCGGCGTGGTCCTGGTGATCGGCGCCTGGAACTATCCACTGCAGCTGCTTCTGGTGCCCGTGGCTTCCGCCATCGCCGCCGGAAACTGTGTGGTGATCAAGCCCAGCGAGATTGCCGCCAACTGCGCCAAGTTCATTGCCGATGTCATTCCAAAATATTTGGATAAT GATTGTTATCCGATTGTCTGCGGCGGACCCAGCGAAACCGCGGAGCTGCTCAACCAGCGCTTcgactacatattctacacgGGCTCCACACGCGTGGGCAAGATCATCCACGCTGCGGCCAACAAGCACTTGACCCCCACCACCTTGGAGCTGGGTGGCAAGAG TCCCTGCTACATTGACAAATCGGTGGAGCTACGCACAGCGGTCAAGCGCATCCTGTGGGGCAAGCTGATCAACTGCGGACAGACCTGCATCGCTCCCGACTACATTCTCTGCTCCAAGGAGGTGCAGGAGAAGTTCATCGCGGAGGCCAAGGACGTGCTGAAGGAGTGGTACGGCGACAATATCCAGAGCAGTCCGGATCTGAGTCGCGTGATCAATGCTAACAACTTCCA aCGCCTTCTTGGTCTGATGAAGTCAGGTCGTGTAGCCGTTGGCGGTAACTACGATGCCAGCGAGCGTTTCATTGAGCCCACCATCTTGGTGGATGTGAAGGAATCCGATCCCATCATGGAGGAGGAAATCTTCGGCCCCATCTTGCCCATCTTCAATGTGGAGAGTGCCTACGAAGCCATCAAGTTCATCAATAACAG AGAGAGTCCACTTGTCCTGTATATTTTCACATCGGAAACAGACGTACAGAATCTGTTCATAAACGGCACCCAGTCGGGCGGACTGTGCGTGAACGACACGATAATGCACTATGCCG TTGATGTATTGCCTTTCGGAGGCGTTGGCATGAGTGGAATGGGATGCTATCATGGAAAATATGGCTTTGAAACCTTCACACACAAAAAGTCTTGCCTGGGCAAGGATTTGTCGGCCTTTGGCGAGAAGTTGGCATC AGCACGGTATCCGCCCTACTCGGATCGCAAGGGATCGCTGCTGTCCTTCCTGCTGCGCAAGCGCCGTCCGCTGCCCAACCTGCACCTGAGCCACGTGGTGGCCATTGGTCTGGGCGTCGGACTGACGTTCCTGGCCAACTACTACCTACAG aaaaGCTCAACATCTGATTAA
- the LOC119549056 gene encoding aldehyde dehydrogenase, dimeric NADP-preferring isoform X1, with amino-acid sequence MFDNAVKPHPETNGVQLDAAGDPAMTTVINIEPETESPIGIFTSQPEKQQQQPEQLQYESDRMANFDDTLQRARLAFSSGKTRNVSFRRKQLENLLRCYEEHENEIISALEADLRRPKQESLIVETEFMKNDIKHILFHLDEWVQSEKPPKSFVNLMDDVQIYNDPFGVVLVIGAWNYPLQLLLVPVASAIAAGNCVVIKPSEIAANCAKFIADVIPKYLDNDCYPIVCGGPSETAELLNQRFDYIFYTGSTRVGKIIHAAANKHLTPTTLELGGKSPCYIDKSVELRTAVKRILWGKLINCGQTCIAPDYILCSKEVQEKFIAEAKDVLKEWYGDNIQSSPDLSRVINANNFQRLLGLMKSGRVAVGGNYDASERFIEPTILVDVKESDPIMEEEIFGPILPIFNVESAYEAIKFINNREKPLVIYVFSNSNKLVKEFRSNTTSGGFCSNETIMHCGVDVLPFGGVGMSGMGCYHGKYGFETFTHKKSCLGKDLSAFGEKLASARYPPYSDRKGSLLSFLLRKRRPLPNLHLSHVVAIGLGVGLTFLANYYLQVRKGKLLSK; translated from the exons ATGTTTGACAATGCTGTTAAACCACATCCGGAGACCAATGGAGTTCAACTTGATG CCGCAGGAGATCCAGCGATGACTACCGTTATAAACATTG AACCAGAAACCGAAAGTCCAATTGGGATCTTCACATCACAGCCGGagaagcaacagcaacaaccagAGCAACTCCAATACGAATCCGACAGAATGGCCAATTTTGACGAT ACGTTGCAACGCGCCCGCCTCGCCTTTTCCAGTGGAAAGACCAGGAACGTCAGCTTTCG ACGCAAGCAGCTGGAGAATCTGCTGCGTTGCTATGAGGAGCACGAGAACGAGATTATCAGCGCCTTGGAGGCGGATCTGCGGCGGCCCAAGCAGGAGAGCCTCATCGTGGAGACCGAGTTCATGAAGAACGACATCAAGCACATTCTGTTCCACCTCGACGAGTGGGTGCAGTCGGAAAAG ccCCCCAAGTCCTTTGTGAACCTGATGGACGATGTCCAGATCTACAATGATCCCTTCGGCGTGGTCCTGGTGATCGGCGCCTGGAACTATCCACTGCAGCTGCTTCTGGTGCCCGTGGCTTCCGCCATCGCCGCCGGAAACTGTGTGGTGATCAAGCCCAGCGAGATTGCCGCCAACTGCGCCAAGTTCATTGCCGATGTCATTCCAAAATATTTGGATAAT GATTGTTATCCGATTGTCTGCGGCGGACCCAGCGAAACCGCGGAGCTGCTCAACCAGCGCTTcgactacatattctacacgGGCTCCACACGCGTGGGCAAGATCATCCACGCTGCGGCCAACAAGCACTTGACCCCCACCACCTTGGAGCTGGGTGGCAAGAG TCCCTGCTACATTGACAAATCGGTGGAGCTACGCACAGCGGTCAAGCGCATCCTGTGGGGCAAGCTGATCAACTGCGGACAGACCTGCATCGCTCCCGACTACATTCTCTGCTCCAAGGAGGTGCAGGAGAAGTTCATCGCGGAGGCCAAGGACGTGCTGAAGGAGTGGTACGGCGACAATATCCAGAGCAGTCCGGATCTGAGTCGCGTGATCAATGCTAACAACTTCCA aCGCCTTCTTGGTCTGATGAAGTCAGGTCGTGTAGCCGTTGGCGGTAACTACGATGCCAGCGAGCGTTTCATTGAGCCCACCATCTTGGTGGATGTGAAGGAATCCGATCCCATCATGGAGGAGGAAATCTTCGGCCCCATCTTGCCCATCTTCAATGTGGAGAGTGCCTACGAAGCCATCAAGTTCATCAATAACAG AGAAAAGCCACTTGTTATATACGTGTTCTCCAACTCGAACAAGCTAGTCAAAGAGTTCAGGAGCAACACCACTAGCGGCGGATTCTGCAGCAACGAAACTATAATGCACTGTGGAG TTGATGTATTGCCTTTCGGAGGCGTTGGCATGAGTGGAATGGGATGCTATCATGGAAAATATGGCTTTGAAACCTTCACACACAAAAAGTCTTGCCTGGGCAAGGATTTGTCGGCCTTTGGCGAGAAGTTGGCATC AGCACGGTATCCGCCCTACTCGGATCGCAAGGGATCGCTGCTGTCCTTCCTGCTGCGCAAGCGCCGTCCGCTGCCCAACCTGCACCTGAGCCACGTGGTGGCCATTGGTCTGGGCGTCGGACTGACGTTCCTGGCCAACTACTACCTACAGGTAAGAAAG GGCAAATTGCTGTCGAAATAG
- the LOC119549056 gene encoding aldehyde dehydrogenase, dimeric NADP-preferring isoform X6: protein MANFDDTLQRARLAFSSGKTRNVSFRRKQLENLLRCYEEHENEIISALEADLRRPKQESLIVETEFMKNDIKHILFHLDEWVQSEKPPKSFVNLMDDVQIYNDPFGVVLVIGAWNYPLQLLLVPVASAIAAGNCVVIKPSEIAANCAKFIADVIPKYLDNDCYPIVCGGPSETAELLNQRFDYIFYTGSTRVGKIIHAAANKHLTPTTLELGGKSPCYIDKSVELRTAVKRILWGKLINCGQTCIAPDYILCSKEVQEKFIAEAKDVLKEWYGDNIQSSPDLSRVINANNFQRLLGLMKSGRVAVGGNYDASERFIEPTILVDVKESDPIMEEEIFGPILPIFNVESAYEAIKFINNREKPLVIYVFSNSNKLVKEFRSNTTSGGFCSNETIMHCGVDVLPFGGVGMSGMGCYHGKYGFETFTHKKSCLGKDLSAFGEKLASARYPPYSDRKGSLLSFLLRKRRPLPNLHLSHVVAIGLGVGLTFLANYYLQVRKGKLLSK from the exons ATGGCCAATTTTGACGAT ACGTTGCAACGCGCCCGCCTCGCCTTTTCCAGTGGAAAGACCAGGAACGTCAGCTTTCG ACGCAAGCAGCTGGAGAATCTGCTGCGTTGCTATGAGGAGCACGAGAACGAGATTATCAGCGCCTTGGAGGCGGATCTGCGGCGGCCCAAGCAGGAGAGCCTCATCGTGGAGACCGAGTTCATGAAGAACGACATCAAGCACATTCTGTTCCACCTCGACGAGTGGGTGCAGTCGGAAAAG ccCCCCAAGTCCTTTGTGAACCTGATGGACGATGTCCAGATCTACAATGATCCCTTCGGCGTGGTCCTGGTGATCGGCGCCTGGAACTATCCACTGCAGCTGCTTCTGGTGCCCGTGGCTTCCGCCATCGCCGCCGGAAACTGTGTGGTGATCAAGCCCAGCGAGATTGCCGCCAACTGCGCCAAGTTCATTGCCGATGTCATTCCAAAATATTTGGATAAT GATTGTTATCCGATTGTCTGCGGCGGACCCAGCGAAACCGCGGAGCTGCTCAACCAGCGCTTcgactacatattctacacgGGCTCCACACGCGTGGGCAAGATCATCCACGCTGCGGCCAACAAGCACTTGACCCCCACCACCTTGGAGCTGGGTGGCAAGAG TCCCTGCTACATTGACAAATCGGTGGAGCTACGCACAGCGGTCAAGCGCATCCTGTGGGGCAAGCTGATCAACTGCGGACAGACCTGCATCGCTCCCGACTACATTCTCTGCTCCAAGGAGGTGCAGGAGAAGTTCATCGCGGAGGCCAAGGACGTGCTGAAGGAGTGGTACGGCGACAATATCCAGAGCAGTCCGGATCTGAGTCGCGTGATCAATGCTAACAACTTCCA aCGCCTTCTTGGTCTGATGAAGTCAGGTCGTGTAGCCGTTGGCGGTAACTACGATGCCAGCGAGCGTTTCATTGAGCCCACCATCTTGGTGGATGTGAAGGAATCCGATCCCATCATGGAGGAGGAAATCTTCGGCCCCATCTTGCCCATCTTCAATGTGGAGAGTGCCTACGAAGCCATCAAGTTCATCAATAACAG AGAAAAGCCACTTGTTATATACGTGTTCTCCAACTCGAACAAGCTAGTCAAAGAGTTCAGGAGCAACACCACTAGCGGCGGATTCTGCAGCAACGAAACTATAATGCACTGTGGAG TTGATGTATTGCCTTTCGGAGGCGTTGGCATGAGTGGAATGGGATGCTATCATGGAAAATATGGCTTTGAAACCTTCACACACAAAAAGTCTTGCCTGGGCAAGGATTTGTCGGCCTTTGGCGAGAAGTTGGCATC AGCACGGTATCCGCCCTACTCGGATCGCAAGGGATCGCTGCTGTCCTTCCTGCTGCGCAAGCGCCGTCCGCTGCCCAACCTGCACCTGAGCCACGTGGTGGCCATTGGTCTGGGCGTCGGACTGACGTTCCTGGCCAACTACTACCTACAGGTAAGAAAG GGCAAATTGCTGTCGAAATAG